AAAGATTTGAACTCCACATCGTGCGCTTGCAGCAGCTTCGCAATGGCCGCGTCGCGCTCGGTGGCGTAGGGCTCATAGTCTTCGTTGGTGTACACGGCGGCCACGTCGTAGTCCTGGAGCAGCTGCTTGAACACGGCCGGCGTGCGGCCGTAGCGGGCTAGCAGGCCGCCGCCGGCCGCGTGCGCCTCGTGGGCCAGCCGCTCCACCTGGTCTAAAATGAAGGTGAGCCGCGCGTCGTCCTTGGGCAGCTTTTCCAGAATAGTCTGGTCATAGATGAACAGCGGCAGCACCGGCTGGCCGCTTTGCAAGGCGGCGGCCAGCCCCGCATTATCCTGGAAGCGCAGGTCGCGCCGGTGCCAGAAGAGCGTGATTTTCATGTGATAAACGACTGATTATTTCAGCTTGCCCATGCCGCCATCCACGGCCAGCACCTGGCCGGTAATGAAGGTGGCCTGGTCGGAAAGCAGGAACGCGGCCATACCAGCCAGGTCGCTGGCCCGGCCCACGCGCTGCAAAGGGTGGCGCTTGGCGCCAGCCTCAGCTTTTTCGGGCGTGTTGAGCAGGGCGGCGGTTAGCGGCGTATCGGTGAGGCTGGGGGCCAGGCAGTTGACGCGCAGGCCACTGGCCGCGTACTCGGCGGCCAGCGCCCGCGTGAGGCCCTCCACGGCCGCCTTGGCGGTGGCGATGCTGGTGTGAAAGCTCATGCCCACGGCGGCGGCCACTGTGCTGAACAGCACCACGCTCGCCCCACCCTCGGCCTTTTTGAGGCGCTTGATGGTGGCTTGCAACGCCTGCACCGCCCCCAGCACATTCAGCTCAAAATCGGCGCGAAAATCCTCGGCTGGCACCCGCTCAAAAGGCCGTAGCTTAATGGAGCCGGGGCAATACACGAGGCCGTGCAGCACCTCGGGCAGCGCATCGAAAGCCGTGCCTACGGGCTGGGTGGCGTCGTAAGTGAAATGTGTGGTGCCGAGCGCCGCCAGCTCGGGCGAGAGGTGGCGCGAAGCGGCGAACAGCGTGGCACCTTCGGCGTGCAGCAGCTGGGCGGTGGCTAGCCCAATGCCCGACGAGGCCCCCACCACGAGAATGTTTTTACCAGTAAAAGTCATTTGTCAGCGCACAAGCAAGTAAGTGAGCTTGACTAACGGCTGAGCTAAGGCAAGGTTGTAGCCCAACCCGGCTTGGGAATGGATGGCGCGCTGGTTTACTTAAAAGCCCGCTTAAAGCCGGGCTGCGCGCCGCGCAAGCGCTACGGCGCGGCGGGCTCCAGTGGGGCGGCGGCCGGCTTGGGCCGGCGGCTCACCAGCCACACGCCTACAAAGATGAGCGTCGCCTGCCAGGCTTTATCCAGAGTGAACCGGTCCTTGCCCGTGGCCACCGCAATGAGCACCGCCAGCACCGGCTGCAGGTAGATATACACCCCCAGCAACGAAGGCGTAGCGTACTTCAACGCCCAGTTATTCAAGAGATAAGCCAGGATAGTGAGGAAGAAGACCATGTAGCCGATTTCGGCCCAGATGTAGAGTGGAAAACTGCTGTAATCGGCCTGAATAGCCTGTGGCAAGCCTATCGGGATGGCAATGACGCCGCCCACCAGAAAAATGCGCGTCAGCACCGTAAAGGCGTGGTATTTCTTCATAAGCGGCGCTACCAGCACCAGGTACAGGCCAAATACAGTCGCATTAAACAGTAGATACAAGTTGCCAGCCAGCGCGTCCTTAGCCTCGGCACCGTTGCTGGGCCGGCTCAGGATGAGCGCCGCCGCGCCGATGGCACCCAGCGCCACGCCGGCTAGCTTGGGCAGCGTGATTTTGTCTTTGAGCAGCACGGCCGAGGCCAGCACCACTACGATGGGCGAAATAGTTTGGAGCAGCGAGGCATTGATGGGCGTGGTCAGGTTGAGACCGGCAAAAAAGGATAATTGGTTGAGCCCAATGCCCAGCACGCCGCTGGCAATGGCCCGCATATTATCGGCCCGGCCCGTAATGCGCTCGCCCGGCGCCACCGCTAGCTTAATCAACCCAAAAAACAGCGCGGCCCCGGCAATGCGCAGCGTCACGATGCCCAGCGGCTGCATGTAGTGCGGCATAATGTCCTTGGCTAGGCTATAGGTGCCGGCGTAAATAAGCGAAACCAGAAACAGAGCCGTGTGCAGGCGAATTTTAGCGAACATAAAGTAGAAGCGCCAGTAGCGCAGTGGTAGCGCGAACTTTGTAGCTCGCGTTTGCGCCCCGCCCGCCAGTGTTTGTCAGGAACGTCTGAGCTGGCGCGGCAATGCGAACTACAAAGTTGGCTCTGCCCTTGTTAAGTCGCGCTACTGCGGTTACTCTATTCCATGGCTTCTCTGTTCGATACTCCTAACACTGCCCCGCTGGCCGAGCGCCGCCGCCCGCGCCGCCTGGCCGACTACGCCGGCCAAACCCACCTGCTGGGCGAGCACGGCGTGTTGCGCCGCTACCTGGCTGCCGGGCGGCTGCCCTCGCTCATCTTGTGGGGGCCACCGGGCGTGGGCAAAACCACCCTGGCCCTGCTGCTGGCCGAGGAGCTAAAACGGCCTTTCGCCATGCTTTCGGCCATTAATGCTGGGGTGAAGGACGTGCGTGAGGTCATCGACCGCGCCAAAAAACAGGCCGGCA
The genomic region above belongs to Hymenobacter sp. BRD128 and contains:
- a CDS encoding DMT family transporter, with product MFAKIRLHTALFLVSLIYAGTYSLAKDIMPHYMQPLGIVTLRIAGAALFFGLIKLAVAPGERITGRADNMRAIASGVLGIGLNQLSFFAGLNLTTPINASLLQTISPIVVVLASAVLLKDKITLPKLAGVALGAIGAAALILSRPSNGAEAKDALAGNLYLLFNATVFGLYLVLVAPLMKKYHAFTVLTRIFLVGGVIAIPIGLPQAIQADYSSFPLYIWAEIGYMVFFLTILAYLLNNWALKYATPSLLGVYIYLQPVLAVLIAVATGKDRFTLDKAWQATLIFVGVWLVSRRPKPAAAPLEPAAP
- a CDS encoding SDR family NAD(P)-dependent oxidoreductase, which encodes MTFTGKNILVVGASSGIGLATAQLLHAEGATLFAASRHLSPELAALGTTHFTYDATQPVGTAFDALPEVLHGLVYCPGSIKLRPFERVPAEDFRADFELNVLGAVQALQATIKRLKKAEGGASVVLFSTVAAAVGMSFHTSIATAKAAVEGLTRALAAEYAASGLRVNCLAPSLTDTPLTAALLNTPEKAEAGAKRHPLQRVGRASDLAGMAAFLLSDQATFITGQVLAVDGGMGKLK